A window of Selenomonas ruminantium subsp. lactilytica TAM6421 contains these coding sequences:
- the metK gene encoding methionine adenosyltransferase — protein sequence MLFTSESVTEGHPDKMADQISDSILDAILAEDPMGRVACETMVTTGQVHVVGEISTKCYVDIPKIIRDTVKEIGYTRAKYGFDAATCGILVSLDEQSPDIAQGVNEAIESREGEMDVAEAIGAGDQGMMFGYATNETPEFMPLPIALAHRLARRLTEVRKNGTLPYLRPDGKTQVTIAYEDGKAVAVDTIVISTQHDEEVTLEQIRKDLIEHVIKPVVPAELLKEDTRIFVNPTGKFVIGGPQGDSGLTGRKIIVDTYGGWARHGGGAFSGKDPTKVDRSAAYAARYVAKNIVAAGLADKCEIQLAYAIGVAYPVSVMVDTFGTNKVDEEKIEELVSKHFDLRPAGIIKMLDLRRPIYKQTAAYGHFGRTDVDLPWEHTDKADVLKKEAGL from the coding sequence ATGCTTTTTACTTCGGAATCCGTAACGGAAGGTCATCCGGATAAAATGGCTGACCAGATTTCGGACAGCATCCTCGATGCCATCCTGGCTGAGGACCCGATGGGCCGTGTTGCCTGTGAGACGATGGTGACGACGGGACAGGTTCATGTGGTTGGTGAGATTTCCACGAAATGTTATGTGGATATTCCGAAGATCATTCGTGATACGGTAAAGGAAATCGGCTATACCCGGGCAAAATATGGTTTTGATGCCGCTACCTGCGGTATTCTCGTATCTCTGGATGAGCAGTCCCCGGATATTGCCCAGGGCGTTAATGAGGCCATTGAGTCCCGCGAGGGTGAAATGGATGTGGCTGAGGCCATCGGTGCTGGTGACCAGGGCATGATGTTCGGTTATGCAACGAACGAGACGCCGGAATTCATGCCCCTGCCTATTGCACTGGCTCATCGTCTGGCACGTCGTTTAACGGAAGTCCGCAAGAATGGCACGCTGCCGTACCTGCGTCCGGACGGCAAGACGCAGGTTACCATTGCTTATGAGGATGGCAAGGCCGTAGCTGTGGACACGATTGTCATCTCCACCCAGCATGATGAAGAAGTGACGCTGGAACAGATCCGCAAGGATCTTATCGAGCATGTAATCAAGCCCGTTGTGCCGGCTGAACTGCTTAAGGAAGATACGCGTATTTTTGTCAACCCCACGGGCAAGTTCGTTATCGGTGGTCCGCAGGGCGACTCCGGTCTTACGGGCCGCAAGATCATCGTTGACACCTATGGCGGCTGGGCCCGTCATGGCGGCGGCGCTTTCTCCGGCAAAGATCCTACGAAGGTGGACCGCAGTGCCGCTTATGCTGCCCGTTATGTGGCCAAGAATATCGTGGCTGCCGGCCTGGCTGACAAATGCGAAATCCAGCTGGCTTATGCCATTGGGGTGGCGTACCCGGTTTCCGTCATGGTTGATACCTTCGGCACCAACAAGGTGGATGAAGAAAAGATTGAAGAACTGGTAAGCAAGCACTTTGACCTGCGTCCAGCAGGCATCATCAAGATGCTCGACCTGCGTCGTCCTATCTACAAGCAGACGGCTGCCTATGGTCATTTCGGCCGTACCGATGTGGACCTGCCTTGGGAACACACGGATAAGGCAGATGTGCTGAAAAAAGAAGCCGGACTTTGA
- the lgt gene encoding prolipoprotein diacylglyceryl transferase: MHQYLFFIGNFPIRSYGLVISLSIILATGVGYYLVKQDGRGEEKYVVDLGIYCGLAGLLGARLWDVFFFDWDYYSHHLTEILNVWQGGMAIQGGVTLGVLTGIAYCRYHKLDTLHLMDVLAPAIILGQSLGRCANLLNGDAFGAPTGGSFGIVYPATTLAAHTYGTQPLWPAEIWEGQLDIVIFALLLIFRGTIKHAKGQCFSLYVMLYCLTRFALEFLRGDYAEKVLGFMTSGQTTSAIGFTLAFFAFLYLQRKKSAT; this comes from the coding sequence ATGCATCAATACTTATTCTTTATCGGTAACTTTCCCATCCGTTCCTATGGTTTGGTGATTTCCCTGTCCATCATCCTGGCTACCGGCGTTGGCTATTATCTGGTGAAACAGGATGGCCGGGGTGAGGAAAAATATGTGGTTGACCTAGGCATCTATTGTGGGCTGGCCGGACTATTAGGCGCCCGGCTCTGGGATGTGTTCTTTTTTGACTGGGATTACTATTCCCATCATCTCACGGAGATATTGAATGTCTGGCAGGGCGGCATGGCCATTCAGGGCGGCGTAACCCTAGGGGTGCTCACGGGCATCGCCTACTGCCGTTACCATAAACTCGATACGCTCCATCTGATGGATGTGCTGGCTCCCGCTATCATCCTGGGCCAGTCTTTGGGACGCTGTGCCAACCTGTTGAACGGGGATGCCTTCGGTGCGCCCACCGGTGGCAGTTTCGGCATTGTCTATCCCGCTACCACCCTGGCTGCCCATACCTATGGCACCCAGCCCCTATGGCCGGCAGAGATCTGGGAAGGTCAGCTCGATATCGTGATCTTTGCCCTGCTATTGATTTTCCGCGGCACTATAAAACACGCAAAGGGACAATGTTTCTCCCTCTATGTGATGCTCTATTGCCTCACCCGCTTCGCCCTGGAATTCCTGCGAGGCGATTACGCCGAAAAAGTGCTGGGCTTTATGACCAGCGGTCAGACCACCAGCGCCATCGGCTTTACACTAGCTTTCTTTGCTTTTTTATATCTGCAACGAAAAAAATCAGCGACTTAA
- the ylxM gene encoding YlxM family DNA-binding protein has product MMEQFLYLSTLFDLYGALLTEKQQECLRLHLFEDFSLSEIGEELGISRQAVYDNIHRSEKAMESYEKKLGLASRYNRERQELAKIYESIKGLKQPANAKAVDEVLDRLEPYIGQGLGQEVSV; this is encoded by the coding sequence ATGATGGAGCAGTTCTTATATTTGTCCACACTTTTTGACTTGTATGGGGCACTCCTGACGGAAAAGCAGCAGGAATGCTTGCGCCTGCACTTGTTCGAGGACTTTTCGTTGTCGGAGATCGGCGAGGAGCTGGGCATATCCCGGCAGGCGGTTTACGACAATATCCATCGCAGTGAGAAGGCGATGGAGTCCTACGAAAAAAAGCTGGGACTGGCCTCGCGCTATAACAGGGAGCGTCAGGAGCTGGCAAAAATCTACGAGTCAATCAAAGGGCTAAAGCAGCCGGCCAATGCCAAGGCTGTTGATGAAGTCCTTGACCGATTGGAACCCTATATTGGACAGGGACTCGGTCAGGAGGTATCCGTTTGA